Proteins encoded together in one Kitasatospora albolonga window:
- a CDS encoding acyltransferase translates to MRTTPMAKGPLPEAGHSRLDSLTGLRFWAALAVVFYHLSRQGGELPWISDITWYGRSGVTFFFILSGFVLAWTYDGKSVPVVVFLWRRFARIWPLLAVSTVASIAVWRALGTDISLRGTAATLALVNAWVPERPYLVGGNPAAWSLSDEAWFYLLFPLLMALPLMRSSRGRVGIAVFVCVASVGVWLSSSLISDSLVRLWAMDYFPPTRTLQFVLGVAAGLAVKRGWRPPVGLRAAVVLVVAWHLVLIPWSDAVPDTLWYSPYTASQLLAAPFFALLVAAAAAADVERRRTGLSGPGMVRLGQWSFAWYLFHEIVLRALLGTFGKPVGLLDTATLWGATLVLSLALAAIAYHGVEHPLERLLRRRGPGGTTPGAPAEQTGAQEPAVPQPSMRSPYPSHRRTTQKKSVQ, encoded by the coding sequence ATGAGGACGACGCCGATGGCGAAGGGCCCCCTGCCGGAGGCCGGGCACTCGCGGCTGGACTCCCTTACCGGACTGCGTTTCTGGGCGGCGCTGGCCGTCGTGTTCTACCACCTGTCGCGGCAGGGCGGTGAGCTCCCCTGGATCAGCGATATCACCTGGTACGGGCGGAGCGGGGTGACCTTCTTCTTCATCCTCTCCGGGTTCGTGCTGGCGTGGACGTACGACGGCAAGTCCGTGCCGGTCGTCGTCTTCCTCTGGCGCCGGTTCGCCCGGATCTGGCCGCTGCTCGCCGTCTCGACGGTGGCCTCCATCGCCGTGTGGCGGGCCCTCGGCACCGACATATCGCTGCGGGGCACCGCCGCCACCCTGGCCCTGGTGAACGCCTGGGTGCCCGAACGCCCGTATCTCGTGGGCGGGAACCCCGCCGCCTGGTCCCTCAGCGACGAGGCATGGTTCTACCTGCTCTTCCCTCTTCTCATGGCGCTGCCGCTGATGCGGAGCTCCCGGGGCCGCGTGGGCATCGCCGTCTTCGTGTGCGTCGCCTCCGTGGGCGTCTGGCTGAGCAGCTCCCTGATCAGCGATTCGCTGGTGCGGCTGTGGGCCATGGACTACTTCCCGCCGACCCGGACGCTCCAGTTCGTCCTGGGCGTCGCCGCCGGGCTGGCCGTCAAGCGGGGCTGGCGACCGCCGGTCGGGCTGCGCGCCGCCGTCGTACTGGTCGTGGCCTGGCACCTGGTGCTGATCCCGTGGTCGGACGCCGTACCCGACACCCTCTGGTACAGCCCCTACACCGCTTCCCAGCTGCTCGCCGCACCGTTCTTCGCGCTCCTGGTCGCGGCGGCGGCGGCCGCCGATGTCGAACGGCGCCGGACCGGCCTCTCCGGGCCCGGCATGGTCAGGCTCGGCCAGTGGTCGTTCGCCTGGTACCTGTTCCACGAGATCGTGCTCAGGGCCCTGCTGGGCACCTTCGGCAAACCGGTGGGGCTGCTCGACACCGCCACCCTCTGGGGCGCCACGCTGGTGCTGAGTCTGGCGCTGGCCGCGATTGCTTACCATGGCGTGGAACATCCGCTCGAACGGCTGCTCCGTCGCCGTGGCCCTGGTGGGACCACTCCCGGCGCTCCTGCGGAACAGACCGGGGCGCAGGAGCCCGCGGTCCCGCAGCCGAGCATGCGAAGCCCCTACCCATCTCATCGTCGGACGACCCAGAAGAAGAGCGTGCAATGA
- a CDS encoding UDP-N-acetylglucosamine 2-epimerase (non-hydrolyzing): MKVISIVGARPQLVKLAAVAAAFAQTEHQHVIVHTGQHYDADLSDVFFSGLGIPDPDVHLGVGSGSHGVQTGSVLSALDPVLDAEQPDWVLVYGDTNSTIAGALSAVKQHLPVAHLEAGLRSFNRRMPEEHNRVLTDHCADLLLAPTEEAMRHLANEGLAERSELAGDVMVDICLRIRDAVLAGEHPAPALPEGIDPTQPFLLATLHRPDNTDDPERLSAIIGALAALPVPVALLAHPRLIARAQQHGIELAQGSVHVGRPLPYAGLVAAVLASSGVVTDSGGLQKEAYLLDRVCTTVRPETEWVETLEDGWNHLVPDPHTMAPADWSALATRPAPEAPHGAPYGDGTAAQRVVKLMEQAMRRA; the protein is encoded by the coding sequence ATGAAAGTCATCAGCATCGTCGGTGCCCGTCCCCAGCTGGTGAAGCTGGCCGCCGTGGCGGCGGCATTCGCCCAGACCGAGCACCAGCACGTGATCGTCCACACCGGGCAGCACTACGATGCGGACCTCTCGGACGTCTTCTTCTCCGGTCTCGGCATCCCCGACCCGGACGTGCACCTCGGTGTCGGTTCCGGGAGCCACGGGGTGCAGACCGGGTCGGTGCTCTCCGCGCTCGACCCCGTGCTCGACGCGGAGCAGCCCGACTGGGTCCTGGTCTACGGCGACACCAACTCCACGATCGCCGGGGCGCTCTCGGCCGTGAAGCAGCACCTTCCGGTCGCGCACCTCGAAGCGGGGCTGCGGTCGTTCAACCGGCGGATGCCCGAGGAGCACAACCGGGTGCTGACCGACCACTGCGCCGATCTGCTGCTGGCGCCGACCGAGGAGGCCATGCGCCACCTCGCCAACGAGGGGCTCGCCGAGCGGTCCGAGCTGGCCGGCGATGTGATGGTGGACATCTGCCTGCGGATCAGGGACGCCGTGCTGGCCGGGGAGCACCCCGCTCCGGCGCTGCCCGAGGGCATCGACCCCACCCAGCCGTTCCTGCTGGCGACCCTGCACCGCCCGGACAACACGGACGACCCGGAGCGGCTGTCCGCCATTATCGGGGCGCTGGCCGCGCTGCCGGTGCCGGTGGCGCTGCTGGCGCACCCCCGGCTCATCGCCCGGGCCCAGCAGCACGGCATCGAGCTGGCACAGGGCTCCGTCCACGTGGGCCGACCGCTGCCGTACGCCGGGCTCGTCGCCGCCGTCCTGGCCTCGTCCGGGGTGGTGACGGACTCCGGCGGGCTCCAGAAGGAGGCGTACCTGCTGGACCGGGTCTGCACGACGGTCCGGCCGGAGACCGAGTGGGTCGAGACCCTCGAGGACGGCTGGAACCACCTCGTCCCGGACCCGCACACGATGGCTCCCGCCGACTGGTCGGCGCTGGCCACCCGCCCCGCCCCCGAGGCCCCGCACGGGGCTCCGTACGGCGACGGCACGGCCGCCCAGCGCGTCGTGAAGCTCATGGAGCAGGCCATGCGCCGCGCCTGA
- a CDS encoding nucleotide sugar dehydrogenase yields the protein MNICVVALGKIGLPLAVQFAAKGHKVIGADVNEKVVELVNAATEPFPGEHDLDVKLKETVAAGLLSATTDTTAAVAASDAVVVVVPLFVDAEGTPDFGWMDAATRAIAAGLKPGTLVSYETTLPVGTTRDRWAPMLAEGSGLTPGEDFHLVFSPERVLTGRVFADLRRYPKLVGGIDEASSARGVAFYEAVLDFDERADLPRPNGVWDLGTAEASELAKLAETTYRDVNIGLANQFARFADKNGIDVKKVIEACNSQPYSHIHQPGIAVGGHCIPIYPRMYLWNDPEATVVRSAREANAAMPAYAVDLLAAAYGDLDGVGVLVLGAAYRGGVKETAFSGVFGTVEALKARGAVPFVSDPMYTAEELTAHGLVPHEGQAVTAAILQADHAEYRELSAADLPDVRVLVDGRRTTDPAKWAGVRRVVIGG from the coding sequence ATGAACATCTGTGTAGTCGCGCTCGGCAAGATCGGACTTCCGCTCGCCGTGCAGTTCGCCGCCAAGGGCCACAAGGTCATCGGCGCGGACGTCAACGAGAAGGTCGTCGAGCTCGTCAACGCGGCCACGGAGCCGTTCCCCGGCGAGCACGACCTCGATGTCAAGCTCAAGGAGACGGTCGCCGCCGGTCTGCTCTCCGCCACGACGGACACCACTGCGGCGGTCGCCGCGTCCGACGCCGTCGTGGTCGTCGTCCCGCTCTTCGTGGACGCCGAGGGCACCCCGGACTTCGGCTGGATGGACGCCGCGACCCGGGCCATCGCGGCGGGCCTGAAGCCCGGCACCCTGGTCAGCTACGAGACCACGCTGCCCGTCGGCACCACCCGTGACCGCTGGGCGCCGATGCTGGCCGAGGGCTCCGGCCTCACCCCGGGCGAGGACTTCCACCTGGTCTTCTCCCCGGAGCGCGTGCTCACCGGTCGGGTCTTTGCCGACCTGCGCCGCTACCCCAAGCTCGTCGGCGGCATCGACGAGGCGTCCTCCGCGCGCGGTGTCGCCTTCTACGAGGCCGTGCTCGACTTCGACGAGCGCGCCGACCTGCCCCGCCCCAATGGGGTCTGGGACCTCGGCACGGCGGAGGCGTCCGAGCTGGCGAAGCTCGCCGAGACCACCTACCGGGACGTCAACATCGGGCTGGCCAACCAGTTCGCCCGGTTCGCCGACAAGAACGGCATCGACGTCAAGAAGGTCATCGAAGCCTGCAACAGCCAGCCCTACAGCCACATCCACCAGCCCGGCATCGCCGTCGGCGGCCACTGCATCCCGATCTACCCGCGGATGTACCTGTGGAACGACCCCGAGGCGACCGTCGTGCGCTCGGCCCGCGAGGCCAACGCCGCGATGCCCGCGTACGCCGTCGACCTGCTGGCCGCCGCCTACGGCGACCTGGACGGCGTCGGGGTCCTGGTGCTGGGCGCCGCCTACCGGGGCGGTGTGAAGGAGACCGCGTTCTCCGGTGTCTTCGGGACCGTCGAGGCGCTCAAGGCGCGCGGCGCGGTGCCGTTCGTCTCGGACCCGATGTACACCGCCGAGGAGCTGACCGCCCACGGCCTCGTCCCGCACGAGGGCCAGGCCGTCACCGCGGCGATCCTCCAGGCCGACCACGCCGAGTACCGCGAGCTCTCCGCCGCCGACCTGCCGGACGTCCGTGTCCTGGTCGACGGCCGCCGCACCACGGACCCGGCGAAGTGGGCGGGCGTACGCCGCGTGGTCATCGGTGGCTGA
- a CDS encoding glycosyl transferase — protein sequence MTEPDVTVVVAVYNTMPYLTECLNSLVGQSIGTERLQVIAVDDGSTDDSGRELDRFAERYPGTVTVIHQENSGGPAAPSNRALDLATGRFVYFIGSDDYLGEEALERMVACADANESDVVIGKMVGTNGRYVHQKLYSGDRTDISLYDSELPYTLANTKLFRRELVEKHGLRFPEDLPVGSDQPFTIEACVRARKISVLSDYTYYYAVKRGDESNITYRADHLARLRCTARIMEHTAGLVPAGPERDAVLKRHFDWELSKLLKKDFTALDPDTRRQVCEGIGALVEAYFTDALRDGTGVKRRVRFGLALRGAVEELTRAIADETEHGAPPFLLEGDRAFALYPGFRDAGVGLDERWYEAHETVAGRLAAGTKLESAEWEQDGEELTLALKLRLGIAGDTSSAYVALAQGAMPESADKPGARKLSKGARRPEALGTFTAVPAGDGTGTLLDARVPVEAVRAKRGVRVYVDVAGSTYEIPVRTEGLPMPLARRWGRTTPHRVAATPNTKGRLVITTAPLWEPKPGVGARLRRTLSRSKRK from the coding sequence TTGACCGAACCCGATGTCACCGTCGTCGTAGCCGTTTACAACACCATGCCGTATCTCACCGAGTGCCTGAATTCACTCGTGGGACAGAGCATCGGTACGGAACGGCTCCAGGTCATCGCCGTGGACGACGGGTCCACCGACGACAGCGGCCGGGAGCTGGACCGGTTCGCCGAGCGCTACCCCGGCACGGTCACGGTGATCCACCAGGAGAACTCCGGTGGCCCCGCCGCGCCCAGCAACCGGGCCCTCGATCTGGCGACCGGCCGTTTCGTCTACTTCATCGGCTCGGACGACTACCTGGGCGAAGAGGCCCTGGAGCGGATGGTCGCCTGCGCCGACGCCAACGAGTCGGACGTGGTCATCGGCAAGATGGTCGGCACCAACGGGCGCTACGTCCACCAGAAGCTGTACAGCGGCGACCGGACCGACATCAGCCTCTACGACTCCGAGCTGCCCTACACGCTCGCCAACACCAAGCTCTTCCGCCGCGAACTGGTGGAGAAGCACGGGCTGCGGTTCCCCGAGGACCTGCCCGTCGGCAGCGACCAGCCGTTCACCATCGAGGCGTGCGTCCGGGCCCGGAAGATCTCCGTGCTCTCCGACTACACGTACTACTACGCGGTCAAGCGCGGCGACGAGAGCAACATCACCTACCGGGCGGACCACCTGGCCCGCCTCCGGTGCACCGCGCGCATCATGGAGCACACTGCGGGGCTCGTCCCGGCCGGGCCCGAGCGCGACGCCGTGCTCAAGCGGCACTTCGACTGGGAGCTCTCCAAGCTTCTGAAGAAGGACTTCACCGCCCTCGACCCCGACACCCGGCGCCAGGTGTGCGAGGGCATCGGCGCGCTGGTGGAGGCGTACTTCACGGACGCGCTGCGCGACGGTACGGGCGTCAAGCGCCGGGTGCGCTTCGGCCTCGCCCTGCGCGGCGCAGTCGAGGAGCTCACCCGCGCCATCGCGGACGAGACCGAGCACGGGGCGCCGCCCTTCCTGCTGGAGGGGGACCGTGCCTTCGCGCTGTACCCGGGCTTCCGGGACGCCGGGGTCGGCCTCGACGAGCGGTGGTACGAGGCCCACGAGACGGTCGCGGGCAGGCTCGCGGCCGGTACGAAGCTGGAGTCGGCGGAGTGGGAGCAGGACGGGGAGGAGCTCACGCTCGCCCTGAAGCTGCGCCTCGGTATCGCCGGTGACACCTCGTCGGCCTACGTCGCCCTCGCCCAGGGCGCCATGCCGGAGTCCGCCGACAAGCCCGGCGCCCGCAAGCTGTCCAAGGGCGCCCGGCGCCCGGAGGCGCTCGGTACGTTCACCGCCGTACCCGCCGGGGACGGCACCGGCACCCTGCTGGACGCCCGCGTCCCGGTCGAGGCCGTCCGGGCCAAGCGCGGCGTCCGCGTGTACGTCGACGTCGCCGGCTCCACGTACGAGATCCCGGTCCGCACCGAAGGTCTGCCGATGCCGCTGGCCCGCCGGTGGGGGAGGACCACGCCCCACCGGGTCGCCGCGACCCCGAACACCAAGGGGCGGCTCGTGATCACGACGGCCCCCCTGTGGGAACCCAAGCCCGGCGTGGGCGCACGGCTGCGCCGAACGCTTTCCAGGTCGAAGAGGAAGTAA
- a CDS encoding dehydrogenase gives MSAVLKAGLIGLGSMGRHHARILAGLEGVELVGVVDPMGDKNGWAQGAPVLSTVEELIARGIDYAVVACPTGLHEEVGLQLADAGVCALIEKPLADTVEGARRLVEAFESRDLVAGVGHIERCNPALLSLRSRLEAGELGDVYQVVTRRQGPFPHRIADVGVVKDLATHDIDLTGWVTGQTYTSIAAHTVSKSGRPHEDMVSAVGQLSDGTMVNHLVNWLSPLKERFTSVTGERGCFIADTLTADLTFHSNAAVTTEWEALRAFRGVSEGDMVRYAIPKREPLLVEHELFRDAVQGKPADICTLRQGLRTVEVAAAVIESATTGLSVSLRTADESLQGVAN, from the coding sequence GTGAGCGCCGTACTCAAGGCCGGGCTCATCGGCCTCGGCTCCATGGGCCGCCACCACGCCCGTATCCTCGCGGGCCTGGAGGGCGTCGAGCTGGTCGGCGTCGTCGACCCGATGGGCGACAAGAACGGCTGGGCGCAGGGCGCCCCGGTCCTCTCCACCGTCGAGGAGCTCATCGCCCGCGGCATCGACTACGCCGTAGTGGCCTGCCCCACCGGCCTGCACGAGGAGGTCGGCCTCCAGCTCGCCGACGCCGGTGTCTGCGCCCTGATCGAGAAGCCGCTCGCGGACACCGTCGAGGGCGCCCGCCGCCTCGTCGAGGCGTTCGAGTCCCGCGACCTGGTCGCGGGCGTCGGCCACATCGAGCGCTGCAACCCCGCCCTGCTCTCGCTGCGCAGCCGCCTGGAGGCCGGCGAGCTGGGCGACGTCTACCAGGTCGTCACCCGCCGCCAGGGGCCCTTCCCGCACCGGATCGCGGACGTCGGCGTGGTCAAGGACCTCGCCACGCACGACATCGACCTGACGGGCTGGGTCACCGGCCAGACGTACACCTCGATCGCCGCGCACACCGTCTCCAAGTCCGGCCGCCCGCACGAGGACATGGTCTCCGCCGTCGGCCAGCTCTCCGACGGCACGATGGTCAACCACCTGGTCAACTGGCTGAGCCCGCTCAAGGAACGATTCACCTCGGTCACCGGCGAGCGCGGCTGCTTCATCGCCGACACCCTCACCGCCGACCTCACTTTCCACTCCAACGCCGCGGTCACCACCGAATGGGAGGCGTTGCGCGCCTTCCGCGGGGTATCCGAGGGCGACATGGTCCGTTACGCGATCCCGAAGCGCGAGCCGCTGCTTGTCGAGCACGAGCTCTTCCGCGACGCTGTACAGGGCAAGCCTGCCGATATCTGCACCCTGCGCCAGGGCCTTCGTACGGTGGAGGTGGCAGCCGCCGTCATCGAGTCGGCGACGACCGGCCTCTCGGTGTCGCTCAGGACCGCGGACGAATCTCTCCAGGGGGTGGCCAATTGA
- a CDS encoding aminotransferase DegT, with translation MTSINEQPIPAARPVIGEDEIEAAVRVLRSGRVVQGPEVAAFEEGFSQLVDGRHCVAVNSGTSALHLLLLALGIGPGDEVIVPSFSFAASANAVRLVGADAVFADIEPGSFGLDPAAVEAAITPRTAAIMPVHLYGHPAAMDRIVPIAEKHGLAIVEDACQAHAAALNGTPVGAFGAGGTFSFYPTKNMHSLEGGMVSTGDAELARTLRLLRNQGMEQRYANEIVGANMRMTDVSAAVGRVQLAKLEGWTEQRRANAAYFDAHITAPAVTTPPVAEGARHIYHQYTVRIRGDRDAAMAQLTEAGIGNAVYYPTPIHRLRPYWEPDQKAGRTWELPETEKAAAEVVSLPVHPSLTRNDLERIVAAVNALGENL, from the coding sequence ATGACGAGCATCAACGAGCAGCCGATTCCTGCTGCCCGTCCGGTCATCGGGGAAGACGAGATCGAGGCCGCCGTACGCGTACTGCGCAGCGGCCGGGTCGTGCAGGGGCCCGAGGTCGCGGCCTTCGAGGAGGGCTTCTCGCAGCTGGTCGACGGCCGGCACTGCGTCGCCGTGAACTCGGGCACCTCGGCCCTCCACCTGCTGCTCCTCGCGCTGGGGATCGGCCCCGGCGACGAGGTGATCGTCCCCTCGTTCTCCTTCGCCGCCTCCGCCAACGCGGTCCGCCTGGTCGGCGCCGACGCGGTCTTCGCCGACATCGAGCCGGGCAGCTTCGGCCTGGACCCGGCGGCCGTCGAGGCCGCGATCACCCCGCGCACCGCCGCGATCATGCCGGTCCACCTCTACGGCCACCCGGCGGCGATGGACAGGATCGTGCCGATCGCCGAGAAGCACGGGCTGGCCATCGTCGAGGACGCCTGCCAGGCCCACGCGGCGGCGCTGAACGGCACCCCGGTCGGCGCGTTCGGCGCGGGCGGCACCTTCAGCTTCTACCCGACCAAGAACATGCACTCCCTCGAGGGCGGCATGGTCTCCACGGGCGACGCCGAACTGGCCCGTACGCTCCGCCTCCTGCGCAACCAGGGCATGGAGCAGCGGTACGCCAACGAGATCGTCGGCGCCAACATGCGGATGACCGACGTCTCCGCCGCCGTCGGCCGCGTACAGCTCGCCAAGCTGGAGGGCTGGACCGAGCAGCGCCGGGCCAACGCGGCCTACTTCGACGCCCACATCACCGCACCGGCCGTCACCACGCCGCCGGTCGCCGAGGGCGCGCGGCACATCTACCACCAGTACACCGTGCGCATCCGGGGCGACCGGGACGCCGCGATGGCCCAGCTCACCGAGGCGGGCATCGGCAACGCGGTCTACTACCCGACGCCGATCCACCGGCTGAGGCCCTACTGGGAGCCGGACCAGAAGGCGGGCCGCACCTGGGAGCTGCCCGAGACCGAGAAGGCCGCGGCCGAGGTCGTCTCGCTGCCCGTGCACCCCTCGCTCACCCGGAACGACCTGGAGCGCATCGTCGCCGCCGTGAACGCGCTGGGGGAGAACCTGTGA